The Coccinella septempunctata chromosome 6, icCocSept1.1, whole genome shotgun sequence genome segment ACGTTATCAAAACAAACGAGTTGTTGTGGAACAGCGAAGAAAACGACACAATAACAATATAAGTAGTTTATTTTTGTGGTAACTTACAGTATTAGGGTAAGACTTGCTTACATCGATGATTTACTGTAGTAGACTTAACTCAATTGAAAGTGGGTTCGAACTGACTTGGATTATAAAATCTAAGAGTTATATACTATTCTTAAATTTACTTAGGTCGAAATTACAAATAATGGAAAGGCACAGTAATTGATATTGATAATGGAGAGTAACGAGATTCGAGGATGAATCACGATAACAGGGAGTTACATATTTAAGTTTAATATTGGCAATCTAAGATTACAAAGTTATATCTctaattattatattgaactatCTATTATGGGAATTGGGAATGCAGATAGTGAAGGTTTGATTAGGGATGACTGTACCCTAATGGAAAGATCACAAGAATTAGGAATTCAACATGTAAGATAGAGTAGGTACATAACACCTCCCTGCATAAATTTAAAAGATCACTGATCTTTTAATTGAGCAATCCTGGGACTTCTTCTCAGCGGAACTTCCTCGCAATGTTTTCTTCTTCATATTCAACTCTGACAGGAGATTTTGATCTGctttttatgttgaatgttaGACAATTTGTTATCTTTTGGCAACAATTCCCTAAAGATTCCTCTTCAAAACTTTTATGGCATATGCCCAATGGTTTTTTATTTGACTGTGTTCCATATTTcttatataaatattttatcagtTTATACACTAAATAAACCAAAATACATCTGATGGCTGTACATACAAGGTAACTTACAACAGTATTTTTCATAACAAAGGATAATAAAGGTTCTTCCTCCAACTATGTCGCCTCTACATTCATCTCGTCTAATTTTTGGCTTGCGATATTTAATTCGTTATAATCTAGACCGATTGATTGAATTGGAATTATGTGAAGGGTTTCATTTGGAATTTTCGGTTTATCGTTCAATTTTTCGCAACAATCTTGTAACAAATCGAAATTCGGAAAGATTGGTTTCTTGAAGATGGTTTGTTTAACTGTGATAGGATCTGATGCTATGGTTGTTGTACTAGTGTATAACTTACAACCTCCATCTAAAGTTATTATACCAGTACCGTTGATAAACAACGATAAAGGTGAGTTCGGCAAACAGTTCAGCGTTATTGAGGTTTGCTGCGGTAGCGCAAAAATCCAACTATTATTTGACGTGAGTTTATGCCATATTTCGTAGGAGGCTGTAAGTACTCGAGTGTCGCAAGAAAGATCTAACTTTCCACTTGCGCTATCAGCAGTAAGAAGCTGGGTTTCACAAATTTTCCTAGACTGAGTTAGGTAAATAGGTTCTTCAGGAATACACTTAATCTCATTTTCATGTAAGGATTTACAATGATTTACATCGTTGAATGTAGTATATGTGTTACGAATTTCGGAAAGAGCTAGATATTTGATTGAcggtaaaataaaaatgaagctTTCCTTTGAAGAATGTAGAATTGGCAGAGGAACGAGATTATATAGCGAATATCTCATGCTATTTACTAGCTGATATGGAGTCATTATTACAGGGTGTAGTACATTTGATTTAGCGAATAATATTGAATTGGTTAATGTTGAGAGTTCATGGTCTAGTTCTGGGGTTAGGAGCATAAGCAGTTCAAAATGCTCTTCAATTATTTGCTGAAGTTCGATTGAATATGATCGGTCCTGTAAGTTCTTCGTAAAATTCGTTATTCTTTCTAGATTGATCTCTAGATCAATTTAGATATTTGAGAGATTTGATTGACGGTAAAGTAAAAATGAAGCTTTCCTTTGAAGAATGTAGAATTGGCAGAGGAACGAGATTATATAGCGAATATCTCATGCTATTTACTAGCTGATATGGAGCCATTATTACAGGGTGTAGTACATTTGATTTAGCGATTAATATTGAATTGGTTAATGTTGAGAGTTCATGGTCTAGTTCTGGGGTTAGGAGCATAAGCAGTTCAAAATGCTCTTCATTTATTTGCTGAAGTTCGATTGAAAATGATCGGTCCTGTAAGTTCTTCGTAAAATTCGTTATTCTTTCTAGATTGATCTCTAGATCAATTTAGATATTTGAGAGATTTGATTGAcggtaaaataaaaatgaagctTTCCTTTGAAGAATGTAGAATTGGCAGAGGAACGAGATTATATAGCGAATATCTCATTCTATTTACTAGCTGATATGGAGTCATTATTACAGGGTGTAGTACATTTGATTTAGCGAATAATATTGAATTGGTTAATGTTGAGAGTTCATGGTCTAGTTCTGGGGTTAGGAGCATAAGCAGTTCAAAATGCTCTTCAAGTATTTGCTGAAGTTCGATTGAATATGATCGGTCCTGTAAGTTCTGCGTAAAATTCGTTATTCTTTCTAGATTGATCTCTAGATCAATTTAGATATTTGAGAGATTTGATTGAcggtaaaataaaaatgaagctTTCCTTTGAAGAATGTAGAATTGGCAGAGGAACGAGATTATATAGCGAATATCTCATGCTATTTACTAGCTGATATGGAGTCATTATTACAGGGTGTAGTACATTTGATTTAGCGATTAATATTGAATTGGTTAATGTTGAGAGTTCATGGTCTAGTTCTGGGGTTAGGAGCATAAGCAGTTCAAAATGCTCTTCAATTATTTGCTGAAGTTCGATTGAATATGATCGGTCCTGTAAGTTCTGCgtaaaattcgttattttttctaGATTGATCTCTAGATCTAGAGATCCTTGTTAGTGTTTAAGTTATTGATAGTGTGATTGAAATTTGTTATAATTGTTTAAACTATTTGTATTTGTTGTTTTAATATATAATATCGAACCAAGCTCTTTTCACGCGATTTCGGCGATTTAACAATTCTTTTAAAATTTGATCTTTTCTATAAAAGGATGGTATCATTTGGTTTAACAGAACTAACGAAGTTTCACAGGCGATTGatcttaaaaattcattttttgaacATAGAGTTTGTGTTTCCCTTTGAGAGTTGCTTATTAATTCCAATTCTTCTTCAAATGTTTTCAAGTCTATATACGTTACAAGATTCCATTTGGATTCGATGAAACGCAAATTCTTCAAATGTTCATAATATATACCAGAGGACCTATGGATCTGTTGGATATGGTGCATGCGTTCCCGTTTGGATTACGCAAAACCAAACTATTATCCATCTGAAACAAAATGTTTGAGTCTATTAGTATGCACCTTTACTTTTCTTCTCCTTATTTGAATAGTGACATTTACTGGagaatttatttctattatttcatAAGGACCGGTGTATTGTTGACTTAATTTTTTAGACTTTcctttttcacttttttcatttaataatagTACCTTTTCGCCTAGCTTGAATTCGGTATTTCTAGATTTTTTATCATAATATGTTTTACTAGTTTCTTTGGATTTGAGTATATTATTCCTTGCGATTtctgaagttttaattttaattcGTCTACATAATTTTCATAAGTGTATTTAAAGTCTACTGAGTTTGTGAGACTAGTTGGAATTTGGGGTTGTTTACCGAATACTCAGTAATTCGTGTGGTAAAAATTTTGTTGATGAATGTGTGGTTGTATTGTATGAGAACATAGCGAAGTCAATCCAACAATCCCAGTCGGATTGATTCTCATTAATATAATGACATAAATAATCTTCTAATGTTTGATGATTTCTCTCATGAGCTCCGTTGCTTTGAGGGTGATAAGCTGTGcaatttatttgttttattttgaacaattttGAAACTTCGTTAAGGATGTTCGACATGAAATCTTGGCCTTGATCAGTaacaatacagggtgttcctaaattgaacgtacaaacgaaaagggaagattccttaagtgagtttaagaaaaaaagtcccataaacatggggacGCAaatgtttcgttttcgagatacagagtgttgaagtttgaatttttttcgagtttttttctcatagtatctacacttcacaaaattttcaactgaaatttggcatagatattacattttagagttctcaccacgtgacatggcaatttcgatagaagatctacagggagAATCTAcaggcagaacttttttttggtgagcaactgttaatttgaaaaaatgtaaaaagaagctttgttctgttcttattttaaacTTTTcgatctcttgtagttttgtcgtatctaccaacgatttcgagaaaaaaattttgaacgattctctcgaaatcctcgtgaaaatccaaattatgatgggaaggctttgtaagctgtggtgaatgaattcagtgtcagtttttatggaaattttcctgatctgtagcgatgattcataaagattcgataaactcgtataaaaaacactctgtttttcgaaaacaaaacgtttgcgaccccatgtttatgggccCCTTTTTTTCCTTAcccacttaaggaatctccccctttcgtttgtacgttcaatttaggaacaccctgtatatttcggaATACCAAATTTGCAAATGAAGTTTCTCACAAAGGTATCAGCGATGATTTTCGCTTCATGATTGGCGATAGCATATGCTTGAGAATACTTTGACAGATCGTCTTGTAAGGTGAGTATGTATTAATTACCGTACTTTGTCAATGGGGGTGGACCAACAAtatctaaaaatattttttcgatagaatGAGAACTCGTTTTTGTTATTTCCATTGGCTTAATATTCTTTTTCCGCACTAATATATTCCTTTGACAAGATTCACAAGTTTTTACAAAGTTTTTGATATCAGTCTTCATACCGttccatttatttttgttttattctatTGTAGGTCCTATGGAAACCTGAGTGTCCAGATGACGGGTTTGAATGATTTTCAAtcagaatttcatgaatttcttCTTTATTTGGTTCATATAAGATATCGTGATGGATTATGAGGTGAATGTTGGTATTTCGAAAAACGTATCTAAGCATGGATCTGAGTTTGTTCCAACTTAGTTTATCATATGCAAAAGAGAGTCGTGGTAAGCTAATTTCTGTGATGTTATTTTCAACGAGATATTATTTCAAGATATTTAAAGTATTGAATATGGTTTCCTATGATATTTTTTCCCAATAGTTATCTTTGAAGAAGATATAAATTATTTTGTCAATTTGTACGATTTGATTGATTTTAGGTTCctcgattttcaatttatttaagTGAGAATATTTAGTTTCGATTTGGGATTGACAATTTTCGTTAAATTGCAAATCCGTTGGAATGAATACACATATGGTGGATGATGAATCAGTGATTTTGTCATTTTTCTCCTCTATATTATTATTCGTCATTAAAGTTGTTCGAAATTTTTGAAGTAAATCGTGGTAATTTTCTGATTCTTGTTTGATATTCTGTACAACTGCAATTGAATCGTTATGGTAATTGTCGATAGGGTATCTACTGAAAAAATCTGCGTTGTTAACTTTTCCTGGCTTATACCTTATTTCGTATTCATACTCTTCGAGAGCTAGTCTCCATCTTACGAGTCGTGATCCTGGATCTCTCACATTGAATAACCAAGAGGTCTGTAGTCAgtcaaaataataaattttcttccatagagGTAAGGTCGGAAATGTTTTATACTCCAAACGATGGCTAGTAGCTCTTTTTCTGTCGTGATATAGTTTGATTCCGCCTTATTTAGTGACCTACTGGCGTAAGCGATTGGTAAATCATCCCGAATTTCTCCTTGGGATAGCACTGAACCTTTTGCGTAATTACTTGCGTCTGTAGAGGGGATGAAGGTTTTGGTAAAATCAGGATACTGAAGTAGGGGTTCAGAGCACAACAAATGCAGATGGTTGTGTGCTAGTCCAATTGAATGTTTCATTTTTTCGTAATAGTTTCGTTAATGGAAGAGATAAATTACTGAAATTTTAAATGAATCTACGATAATAACCTGCTAGACCTAAGAaactttttatttccttttcgTTTTTCGGAGTTTTGAATTTTGTGACAGCTTTTACCTTTTCGGGATCTGGTTTGACTCCGTTTTCTGTTATGACATGACATAGGTACATTACTTCTTTTCTTAGGAATTCGCTCTTGTCTGGTTGGATTTTTAAGTTAAATTTGGCTAGTCTATAGAGTACTTCTCTGAGTCCTTTATCGTGAATTTCTAGAGTGTCTGCAAATATGATGATGTCATCAAGATAAACTAAACATCTAATGCCTTTAATGCCAACCAAAACGGTGTTCATCATTCGTTGAAATGATGCAGGCGCGTTTTTTAAACCAAATGGCATGCGCCTGAACTGATAATGACCGTTTTTTCTGCGTCTTCTTCTGAGATTTCAATTTGGTGAAAACCTGACGTAAGGTCAAGCGTATTATCGATGTATTTCGAATGTCCTAACTGATCTAAAGTATCCGCTATATTGGAAAGGGGGTATGAATCGCCTATGGTGATATCATTGAGTTGTCGGTAATCTATGACAAGTCGCCATTTCTTTTCCTTCGATGCGTCTATTTTCTTTGGAACTATCCAAATAGGTGCGTTCCATGGGGAGTTTGAGGGTTCTATTATTTCTTGCTCAAGCATTTTAGTGATTTGGCGATTAACTTCTTCTTAATGAATTTGAGGATACCTGTATGTTTTAGCGTTTACTGGTTTATTTGAAGTAGTTTGAATTGAATGCTTTACAGCATTTGTATTAGATAATACGTCTCCTGATAAATGGAAAAGGTGGTTATATTCatgacatatttcgataattgatgCTTTCTCTTCCGAATTTAAGTGATCAATTCTAAGACATTCTGTGATTTTTGAAAGACGATTAGATTCGTGATTTTGTGTATTAGACTCATGAGAGAGATGGAAAATATTTGAATCATTCATTGTTTTATCAAAGGGATCAAGGGTTATATCTAATTTTGAAATCTCGACAGAATGTTCCGTATTGTTAAGTATAGAAGTAATggcttttttattttcaactttaacGATGCTTGGACAGAGATAAATTCCTTCCAATATTTGGATTTTAGGAACGATGCCTTCAGAAATATTTTCGTTTGTTACGTTTATTTGAATTATAGTTTCGCATCTTGGTTTGATTATtaagatattattttttttttttggacatAGAGTCGAAATCTTCAAAAGATTTCGAGGTTTGTTTATGTGATTTAGTGGAATTCGAGAATTTCCGAGAATGAGTGAATTAGCATGTTAGTCGATTGCACATCGATTCTTTAAGTTAAAATCGTTCCGTAAAATACCATCGAATTCTATGGGGAATGGATCTGGTATGATGTGAAAAACGTGTTCGAAGACTTTGTTATCGATATAGATGTTCATAAAGCAATATCCTAGGTTTTTCGTAGGGTTTAGGGGGTAGGGTTTAATAAAATTGGAGAATCTTCAAAAACGTCTACATGAGGTTTTAACTTTGATAATTTGATTAGGGAAATGTCTGCGACGTTGTCAAGTAAGAAAGAGTTTTGATCTTGAATTAATTCTTCTATTGAAATTAGAACATAAGTTGTCGCAGAACAATTTATTGAGAGTACACGGCTCGAATTGTTTGGGCTTCTCTCGTTTGAGCAGCACCCCGAGAGCCCTGAGAGTTTAAATTAGAATTTTGGGAGTTTGGGAGTTCCGTTTTGAAAAGAGTTAGATTGATTTTGCCTCTTGTTATTATATTGTCTTTTCCTACATTCACTTATAAGATGACCTGTTTTCTTGCAATAAGCACAAATTTTTGTGGGAAAATTATTTGTATTCCTGAAACCTTGTGGATTAGGATTTTGTATATGTTTAACGGATGAAAATTGGTTTCGTTGATTATTAGCTTTATGTCTGCAGTTAAATGAAGTGTGACCAGGCTTATTACAGTAATCGCAGTGGCGAACCGATGCATTGTGTGTATTTTGATACTTGctaatttcgatttttgatttGAGTTCCTGCTCTCCTTGAAAAGCAGTGGCAATTGCCTTTTCTAAACTTTCAGGACGCTGTAATTTTACTAAAAATGACAAGTTCGGTTGGAGACCTGTTAAGAAAACGCTCAAAGCTTGTTCTTTTAATAGTTTTATGCAAGATTCTCTTGATTCTCTACTCAGATTTGAGTCTAATGTGTTAATCAATTTTATATAGCAGTTTTCTACCTTTGATGAATATGACATAACTGATTCTGATGGGTTTTGTTTACAAGAGTTTAATTCCAATTGCAATTGGCCCATTGTACGCTTTTCAGAGTAAACGTCCAAAAGATGCTGTTTGAGGTGAACCCAATCTGTTAAATTTCGATTTCTCACAAGCGCTCGTGCATTGTCGGTTAACTTAGTTTCAATTATAGAAAATAATATTGTTCTTAATTCGGGTTTGATTAATTTAGTTGCTTTATCGCAGTTATCAATGAATTCGAAGAGTTTCTGTTTGTTTCCATCAAATTTTATAAGCATTTGACATGCTAATTCGAGGGAAATGTAGTTCGAGTTGGAAGAAGCGTTTCCTTGGCTTCTAGTGTTCCTTCCTCTTGATCTCACAGCTATCAGTAGCTATCCAATGAGGTCCTCGAAGAATGTTGGTTCGGCAGTAGATGACTAGCTCCTCTTAAGTTGCCCTTGGTAACAGGATACTGGACTTCCACTTCTGCCTTCTCGTCGTATCAAATTAGAAAATTTCGAAGATGTCTTCGAAATAACggttttcaaattttattcaatatcaACGAAAAAATATCCCTTAATTAGAGATATCCCACTTCTGACACCAGTTCTTATGTTGTTGAACAGCGAATAAAACGACACAATAATGATATAAGTGGTTTATTTTTGTGGTAACTTACAGTATTAGGGTAAGACTTGCTTACATCGATGATTTACAGTAGTAGACTTAACTCAATTGAAATTGGGTTCGAACTGACTTGGATTATAAAATCTAAGAGTTATATACTATTCTTAAATTTACTTAGGTCGAAATTACAAATAATGGAAAGGCACAGTAATTGATGTTGATAATGGAGAGTAACGAGATTCGGGGATGAATCACGATAACAGGGCGTTACATATTTAAGTTTAATATTGGCAATCTCAGATTACAAAGTTATATCTctaattattatattgaactatCCATTATGGGAATTGGGAATGCAGATAGTGAAGGTTAGGGATGACTGTACCCTAATGGAAAGATTACAAGAATTAGGAATTCAACATGTAAGATAGAGTAGGTACATAACAGAGTCATTATACTCATTTAAATGCCATAACTGATCTTCAGAATGTGCAAAAAGAGTCTTACTCAGGAATATAATTGATACTGTCAATCAGCATCTCAGAAGTCTTGAATCTTTAGGATTATCAGTAGACAAATGGGACACCATCATTATTGATTTAGTTTCAGCCAAACTAGACGTAACCACTAAACGTGAATAGGAAGAACATGCATAAAATATTAAATTAGATTTACCTACATTCAAAGAATTCACTTCATTTCTAAATCAAAGATGTCAATTGCTAGAGGGATTACACTCAAACAAAAAAGTCTTTAATTCAACACCAAGACATgcagcaaaaaaaatttttcacgattcaaGTGTTGCGCATGTTGCTACCACAGGTCCAGTATGCATTTTTTGCTCAAAGGATCACTTCATATTCACATGTGAAAATTTTCTAAAACTCAGTGTACCACAACGTATAAGTAGAGTCAAAAAATTCAATGCATGCAATAACTGTCTACGTAAGGGATCAAGGAATTGTAAAAATCAACAT includes the following:
- the LOC123315964 gene encoding uncharacterized protein LOC123315964, translated to MTSPDVLSYGLAIQPHDRPTKLDRVERCRVLLIAVRSRGRNTRSQGNASSNSNYISLELACQMLIKFDGNKQKLFEFIDNCDKATKLIKPELRTILFSIIETKLTDNARALVRNRNLTDWVHLKQHLLDVYSEKRTMGQLQLELNSCKQNPSESVMSYSSKVENCYIKLINTLDSNLSRESRESCIKLLKEQALSVFLTGLQPNLSFLVKLQRPESLEKAIATAFQGEQELKSKIEISKYQNTHNASVRHCDYCNKPGHTSFNCRHKANNQRNQFSSVKHIQNPNPQGFRNTNNFPTKICAYCKKTGHLISECRKRQYNNKRQNQSNSFQNGTPKLPKF